A region of Sesamum indicum cultivar Zhongzhi No. 13 linkage group LG7, S_indicum_v1.0, whole genome shotgun sequence DNA encodes the following proteins:
- the LOC105166750 gene encoding centrosomal protein of 112 kDa-like → MDEKGVFEEDIDSLYPMFFGVSCAFFALRLLPEPEICDEKWSEIRNRMLKGSAHLLGLLVWRVQKEVANSERFELLHKLKMAQKEIGELKRIRSEDAKANERVVSMFAAREQSWFDERKKLRQQIGALMNDLRVLEMKKEKTIAELGEKLKETEVILQSKDELIEEGERTRQETEEKLQKAETLAEELTETVKSEAQRHSSEISKHKTAFIELVSNQRQLEAEMGRAVRQLEATKEELDLVLEQKEELVLVNQRLSIELVKIHKDLEQKDQILSAMLRKSKLDTSEKEMLLKEVKLSKAKRKQAELETARWKAVSESKHEKHSSRSMLSKHVRAKQDAFLGGKMLHANGYPLENEQLEIRKGLEVFSQEIEQRHHLEIDAFAEQLRVKDEKLEAFRWRLMSMELESKRFQSHIEGLNHEIAQLRQKNMKLEGMLLDREAELHSLKEQLVLDSSSPNQQKQNFNPSRQDASVGPDAVWSKVKVIKRKSGRKKLEKKVIAEEVSQEVENDNVDGRSANEQLHDIVLTLESPNKEIKEGKVCASDTGPLEQESIDLEGVVNAETATSGKRSNSTWTMDVHALGISYKIKRLKQQLLLLERLTGKKENCEDNDQNNPYCGWKGFNAAMSILNKQVDRYQNLQGKIDDLCKRMHGNNLNSNCGGSTIARPEDGTKRLEQFLEETFQLQRYIVATGQKLIEVQAKIVSGFLENAEDIEKPESFDMKRYADIIKTLFREVQRGLEVRISRLIGDLEGTLAFDGFHTSQK, encoded by the exons ATGGATGAAAAGGGTGTATTTGAGGAGGATATTGATAGCTTGTACCCAATGTTTTTTGGTGtttcttgtgcattttttGCTCTCAGGCTCTTGCCAGAGCCTGAAATCTGTGATGAGAAATGGTCAGAAATAAGAAATAGAATGCTAAAGGGAAGTGCTCATCTGTTGGGATTGCTTGTTTGGAGAGTTCAGAAGGAGGTTGCCAATAGTGAAAGAtttgagcttctccacaagcTTAAAATGGCACAAAAAGAGATAGGGGAACTGAAGAGAATAAGAAGTGAAGATGCAAAGGCCAATGAGAGAGTTGTGAGCATGTTTGCAGCCAGAGAACAGAGCTGGTTTGATGAGAGGAAGAAGCTCAGACAGCAAATTGGTGCTCTGATGAATGACTTGAGAGTTCTTgagatgaagaaagaaaaaactattGCTGAATTGGGTGAAAAGTTGAAGGAAACTGAAGTTATTTTGCAGTCGAAGGATGAATTGATTGAGGAAGGGGAGAGGACGAGACAGGAAACTGAGGAGAAGCTGCAGAAAGCAGAAACTCTGGCTGAGGAGTTGACCGAAACTGTGAAGAGTGAAGCCCAAAGGCATTCTAGTGAGATTTCCAAGCATAAGACGGCGTTCATTGAGCTCGTTTCTAACCAGCGCCAGCTTGAAGCGGAGATGGGCCGGGCTGTTAGGCAACTTGAGGCAACAAAGGAAGAGCTCGATTTGGTGTTGGAGCAGAAGGAGGAGTTGGTTTTGGTGAACCAAAGGCTCTCTATAGAGCTTGTTAAAATACATAAGGATTTGGAACAGAAAGACCAGATCTTGTCAGCTATGCTGAGGAAATCTAAGTTAGATACGTCCGAGAAAGAAATGCTTCTAAAGGAGGTGAAATTGTCCAAGGCAAAGAGAAAGCAAGCTGAGCTAGAAACAGCTAGGTGGAAGGCGGTTTCTGAGTCTAAACATGAAAAACATTCATCAAGAAGTATGTTGTCTAAGCATGTAAGGGCAAAGCAGGATGCATTCTTGGGTGGTAAAATGCTGCATGCCAATGGCTACCCTCTTGAGAACGAACAACTGGAGATTAGGAAAGGGCTTGAAGTTTTTTCCCAAGAAATCGAGCAAAGGCATCATCTGGAGATTGATGCTTTTGCGGAGCAACTGAGAGTCAAAGACGAAAAGTTGGAAGCTTTTCGTTGGCGTTTGATGAGCATGGAACTTGAATCTAAGAGGTTTCAATCGCATATTGAAGGGCTTAATCATGAAATTGCACAGCTCAGGcagaaaaacatgaaattgGAGGGCATGCTTTTAGACCGTGAAGCAGAATTACATTCATTAAAAGAGCAGTTGGTATTGGATTCAAGTTCTCCAAATCAGCAGAAACAGAACTTCAACCCTTCCCGACAAGATGCATCTGTAGGCCCTGATGCAGTTTGGTCGAAAGTCAAGgtcattaaaagaaaatcaggGCGTAAAAAGCTCGAAAAGAAGGTAATAGCTGAGGAAGTTTCTCAAGAAGTAGAGAATGACAATGTAGACGGAAGGTCAGCTAACGAGCAGCTCCATGATATTGTTTTGACACTTGAATCTCCAAATAAGGAGATAAAAGAAGGGAAAGTTTGTGCCTCAGATACGGGACCTCTTGAGCAGGAAAGTATCGACTTAGAAGGTGTTGTAAATGCTGAAACAGCAACCTCAGGCAAGAGAAGTAATTCTACTTGGACGATGGATGTTCATGCCCTTGGCATCTCTTACAAGATCAAGAGACTTAAGCAGCAACTGCTCTTGCTCGAGAGGCTAacaggaaagaaagaaaactgtGAGGACAATGACCAAAACAATCCATATTGCGGATGGAAGGGATTCAATGCAGCTATGTCAATCCTGAACAAACAAGTTGACCGATACCAAAATCTCCAGGGGAAAATCGATGATCTTTGCaagagaatg CACGGGAACAACCTGAATTCGAACTGTGGAGGTTCAACCATTGCCAGGCCAGAGGATGGAACCAAAAGGCTGGAGCAATTTCTTGAAGAAACCTTCCAACTTCAGAGATACATAGTTGCAACAGGGCAAAAACTAATAGAAGTTCAAGCTAAGATCGTCTCTGGCTTTCTTGAGAATGCGGAAGATATTGAAAAGCCTGAAAGCTTCGACATGAAGCGATATGCTGATATTATCAAAACCCTTTTCCGAGAAGTTCAGAGGGGCCTTGAAGTTCGGATATCCCGACTCATTGGAGATCTTGAAGGAACCTTAGCGTTTGATGGTTTCCATACATCTCAAAAGTAA
- the LOC105166751 gene encoding uncharacterized protein At4g00950 has product MYTSPTATKSVERTDQLVTMGFEVDDCYEPNSTPKLTLSKLPYCKPREPPPLMQTPPLRPSVSVPFHWEEVPGKPRATGGTAVETPPSSTTPPSSKNKAAARCLDLPPRLLHDESKITIMPSPTTVLGGPYVGRSLSLACTFSFRKGLVSGREEGLRPAKRSSKRNFGSGRWGSFKDEEKFSKGKLDFSRSLGDIFESDRITRVGRKRSFFSINSNLWGDIYASLKQAVPWRRSRD; this is encoded by the exons ATGTATACATCTCCCACTGCAACAAAAAGCGTAGAACGAACTGATCAGCTCGTTACAATGGGCTTCGAAGTAGACGATTGCTACGAACCAAACTCAACACCCAAACTAACTCTGTCCAAACTCCCCTACTGCAAGCCAAGAGAGCCGCCGCCCCTCATGCAAACGCCGCCGCTCCGGCCGTCCGTTTCGGTTCCGTTCCATTGGGAGGAGGTGCCCGGAAAGCCTAGAGCCACCGGGGGGACGGCGGTGGAGACGCCGCCATCCTCGACCACGCCACCATCCTCCAAGAACAAAGCAGCGGCCCGGTGCTTGGACCTGCCCCCGAGATTGTTGCATGACGAGTCCAAGATTACCATTATGCCCTCGCCGACGACGGTGCTGGGTGGGCCGTACGTGGGCCGGTCTTTGTCCCTTGCATGCACTTTTTCTTTCCGAAAAGGGCTTGTTTCGGGCCGCGAGGAAGGGCTGAGGCCCGCAAAGAGGAGCAGTAAGAGGAACTTCGGGTCTGGGAGGTGGGGGAGCTTCAAGGACGAGGAAAAGTTTAGTAAGGGCAAACTGGACTTTTCACGTTCACTAGGTGATATTTTTGAGAGTGACAGGATCACAAGGGTTGGAAGGAAGAGGAGCTTCTTCAGCATCAACTCCAACCTGTGG GGTGACATTTATGCCAGCTTGAAGCAAGCGGTCCCATGGAGGCGTAGTCgtgattaa
- the LOC105166920 gene encoding protein RKD4, with amino-acid sequence MGMITPHDDLNDVGEIFGELGLWDFDQPSFNNHISITNSNSDIKNHVLMNNNDSTHHTKMTYSSSSGTTMTDTNMEFRRSGRHKSSGLKLEEIQKYFDVPITVAARELNVGLTVLKKRCRELNITRWPHRKIKSLKSLIHNVKELGLTNEIEMLEEHKRMVEKIPEMELTERTKKLRQACFKANYKKRRSLHP; translated from the exons atgGGTATGATTACTCCCCATGATGATCTGAATGATGTTGGAGAGATTTTTGGAGAGTTGGGATTGTGGGATTTCGACCAACCCTCGTTCAACAATCATATCAGCATTACCAACTCTAATTCGGACATCAAGAATCATGTTCTCATGAACAACAATGACAGTACTCATCATACTAAAATGACATACAGTTCTAGTTCAGGAACAACTATGACCGATACCAATATGGAGTTTAGAAGAAGCGGAAGGCACAAATCATCTGGTCTGAAACtagaagaaattcaaaagtaCTTCGACGTTCCAATAACAGTGGCTGCAAGAGAACTGAACGTCGGGCTAACGGTCCTCAAGAAACGATGCAGAGAGCTTAACATCACGCGATGGCCTCATCGTAAGATCAAGAGCTTGAAGTCCCTTATCCATAACGTTAAG gaattgGGATTGACAAATGAGATAGAGATGCTGGAGGAGCACAAGAGGATGGTGGAGAAAATACCAGAAATGGAGCTGACTGAAAGAACCAAGAAGTTGAGACAAGCTTGCTTCAAGGCTAATTACAAGAAGAGAAGGTCCCTTCATccttaa